A single genomic interval of Desulfosoma caldarium harbors:
- a CDS encoding transposase yields MEERVAKPVRVQRWTANRKREIVLDILKGHKTIVDVAREHDVKQSEIQQWIDTFIAVGTQALKVHPRSAEAVEQKELTRHREKIGELVLQIEVLKKAEAILSEEESSFYD; encoded by the coding sequence ATGGAAGAAAGAGTAGCTAAGCCGGTTCGAGTGCAGAGATGGACGGCCAATCGTAAGAGGGAGATCGTGCTGGACATTCTCAAGGGCCACAAAACCATCGTGGATGTGGCACGCGAGCACGATGTCAAACAGAGCGAGATCCAGCAGTGGATCGATACCTTCATTGCCGTCGGGACGCAGGCCCTGAAGGTCCATCCGAGATCCGCGGAAGCGGTTGAGCAGAAGGAACTGACGCGGCACCGTGAAAAGATTGGTGAACTGGTGCTTCAGATCGAGGTTTTAAAAAAAGCCGAGGCTATTCTCAGCGAGGAAGAGAGCTCGTTTTACGATTGA
- a CDS encoding glycosyltransferase family 2 protein — protein MGLISVMLPTRNRARMLGRAMASIQAQTWRELEILVLDDGSQDETPRLLERLSSEDRRIRWQRREVSKGLADALNTLIASSRGRWLARMDDDDWSHPQRLARQLAWMRAQKVDVAGTWYRRRSALGRSVARPPCEDSRIRMELLFQPPMLHPSVMMRRDVVERVGGYPPDAPHAEDYALWVKLAPVARFGNVPEVLFEYTLSARQVSRQYKGVQVESARRVRDAYLRQLGIVCSPEERTTHIHLRDPEPIHSPDVLDAIEAWLWTLAQQLMPEAYVVLARQWLLACVRAAGLGPWVARRFARSAFADGVSAKDRFVLTSLCHARLRYRGTLYRFLEPFAPIT, from the coding sequence GTGGGGCTGATTTCGGTGATGTTGCCGACGCGAAACCGAGCCCGAATGCTCGGCCGCGCTATGGCCAGCATTCAAGCGCAAACCTGGCGAGAACTGGAAATTCTTGTCCTGGACGACGGGTCGCAGGATGAGACGCCGAGGCTACTAGAACGCCTGAGCAGCGAGGATCGACGGATTCGATGGCAGAGAAGGGAAGTTTCCAAGGGACTGGCGGATGCACTCAACACGCTGATTGCCAGCAGCCGCGGGCGATGGCTCGCGCGAATGGATGACGATGATTGGAGCCATCCGCAGCGGCTGGCACGGCAGCTGGCGTGGATGAGGGCGCAGAAAGTTGACGTGGCCGGAACGTGGTACCGGAGGAGAAGCGCATTGGGCCGATCGGTTGCCAGGCCGCCTTGCGAGGATTCAAGAATACGCATGGAACTCCTGTTTCAGCCGCCCATGCTTCATCCCTCGGTCATGATGCGGCGCGACGTGGTGGAACGCGTCGGCGGCTACCCGCCGGATGCTCCGCATGCAGAGGATTATGCGCTGTGGGTCAAGCTGGCGCCCGTGGCGCGTTTTGGCAATGTACCCGAAGTCTTGTTTGAATATACCCTTTCGGCCCGCCAGGTCTCACGACAATACAAGGGTGTTCAAGTGGAGTCGGCAAGGCGCGTACGAGACGCTTACTTGCGTCAACTGGGGATCGTATGCTCACCAGAAGAGCGAACTACCCACATCCATTTGCGCGATCCGGAACCAATCCATAGTCCAGACGTCCTGGATGCCATCGAGGCATGGCTGTGGACGCTGGCTCAGCAGTTGATGCCCGAGGCTTATGTGGTCTTGGCTCGACAATGGCTCTTGGCGTGCGTGCGGGCTGCCGGCCTGGGCCCCTGGGTGGCACGGCGCTTTGCCCGCTCCGCGTTTGCCGATGGGGTTTCAGCCAAAGACCGGTTCGTGCTCACATCACTCTGTCACGCGCGACTCCGCTACCGCGGCACGCTTTATCGTTTCCTGGAACCTTTCGCACCCATCACCTGA
- a CDS encoding IS3 family transposase, with protein MGVCWSTVHCKPRRRKRAGVDRQVEQAIYQLIQRYPRYGFGRITVMLRRLTGLNVNKKKTQRIMQRNGWTLSQRRRGMRPRVQKKPSVAEGPHERWATDMTHFFCSDSGWCHVVAVIDCWNREIVGYRISRRQNAKVAEGLLKDALICRFGHNKAASQGLALRSDNGLVFTSKRYLKLLRAWGLRPEYITPYSPQKNGMIERFMRTPKEECIWLNLFSSFDEAKAIIEGWIREDNTERPHQELGYMSPVEYRHKLAA; from the coding sequence ATGGGAGTTTGTTGGTCGACGGTTCACTGCAAGCCTCGAAGGCGCAAACGGGCGGGGGTTGATCGGCAGGTGGAACAAGCCATCTATCAGCTTATCCAGCGTTATCCCCGCTATGGCTTTGGAAGGATCACCGTCATGCTTCGTCGGCTTACGGGCTTGAATGTCAACAAGAAAAAGACCCAGCGAATCATGCAGCGCAACGGTTGGACCTTGTCTCAACGTCGTCGAGGCATGCGGCCTCGTGTTCAAAAGAAACCCTCGGTGGCAGAAGGTCCCCATGAGCGGTGGGCAACGGATATGACCCACTTTTTCTGCTCGGATTCCGGGTGGTGTCATGTGGTTGCGGTGATCGACTGTTGGAACCGGGAGATTGTGGGTTATCGCATCAGCCGGCGACAAAACGCCAAGGTGGCGGAAGGGCTTTTGAAAGATGCGCTCATTTGCCGGTTTGGACACAATAAAGCCGCCTCCCAGGGGCTTGCCCTCAGAAGTGACAACGGGCTCGTCTTCACGTCGAAACGTTATCTCAAACTGCTGCGTGCTTGGGGTCTGCGCCCTGAATACATCACTCCCTACAGTCCCCAGAAAAACGGAATGATCGAGCGGTTCATGAGAACGCCCAAAGAGGAGTGTATCTGGCTTAACCTGTTTTCGTCCTTTGATGAGGCCAAGGCGATCATCGAGGGCTGGATCCGAGAAGACAACACCGAGAGGCCGCACCAAGAGTTGGGATACATGAGCCCGGTTGAGTATCGTCACAAACTTGCCGCTTAG
- a CDS encoding class I SAM-dependent methyltransferase, translating to MNDERQRKPHAVLDLSSHHKKAEKIERLLGLEHGHKNLRLLEIGTGSGGIAHYFAHHPSRCFQVVAVDVVDQRRVHDGYIFQRVSGTDLPYPDSSFDIVLSNHVIEHVGDTSAQLAHLQEMHRVMKPTGVGYLATPNRWMMIEPHYRLAFLSWLPKRLRSPYLRLWQRGDNYDCEPLSVSALENLLRQAQFTWEHLEVPALRALATLEQPSPILRFLSRLPDWLLCWLQPLSPTLICRLAKPQKGIGMMEVFP from the coding sequence ATGAACGACGAGAGGCAACGAAAACCCCACGCCGTGCTGGACCTTTCAAGCCACCATAAAAAAGCTGAGAAAATAGAGCGTCTTTTAGGGCTCGAACATGGCCACAAGAACCTGCGACTTCTGGAAATCGGCACCGGATCGGGGGGGATCGCGCACTATTTCGCCCATCACCCGAGCCGGTGCTTCCAGGTCGTCGCCGTGGACGTTGTGGATCAGCGTCGAGTGCACGATGGATACATTTTCCAGCGCGTCTCCGGCACGGATCTACCTTATCCAGACAGCAGTTTCGATATTGTTCTCAGCAATCACGTGATTGAGCACGTGGGGGACACTTCTGCACAGCTTGCCCATTTGCAAGAGATGCATCGAGTGATGAAGCCGACTGGTGTTGGGTACCTGGCAACTCCCAACCGTTGGATGATGATAGAGCCACATTACCGTTTGGCCTTCTTGAGCTGGCTCCCAAAACGACTCAGAAGCCCCTACCTGCGCCTCTGGCAGCGAGGAGACAATTATGACTGCGAGCCCCTTTCCGTGTCCGCATTGGAAAATCTTCTGAGACAAGCCCAATTTACGTGGGAACATCTGGAGGTACCCGCTCTTCGCGCGCTGGCAACCCTCGAGCAGCCGTCGCCAATACTGCGCTTTCTATCACGCCTGCCCGATTGGTTGCTATGTTGGTTACAGCCGCTGAGCCCCACATTGATTTGTCGGTTGGCAAAGCCCCAAAAAGGAATCGGAATGATGGAGGTGTTTCCGTGA
- a CDS encoding class I SAM-dependent methyltransferase, with translation MSDFTFELFARYARHDDRMAFRERLPDDPEKLRRDRLPSCFSEIPKEASILDLGCAQGHLLEALRRVGYTKLTGVDVSSELLAVAQQRLPETVRLIEADLRVWLKEVPNETYTVIFLPRCAGTPAPRLCFGSAT, from the coding sequence ATGAGTGATTTCACATTTGAGCTATTCGCCCGATATGCCCGTCATGACGATCGCATGGCCTTTCGGGAGCGTTTGCCCGATGATCCGGAAAAACTCAGGCGTGACCGGCTGCCCTCCTGCTTTTCCGAAATTCCCAAAGAAGCTAGTATTCTTGATCTGGGCTGCGCTCAAGGTCATTTATTGGAAGCGCTGCGCCGGGTGGGCTATACGAAGCTGACCGGCGTGGACGTGTCCTCTGAGCTTCTTGCCGTGGCGCAGCAAAGGCTACCCGAAACCGTGCGCCTCATTGAGGCCGATCTTCGCGTCTGGCTGAAGGAAGTTCCGAACGAGACTTATACCGTAATTTTTTTGCCACGATGTGCTGGAACACCTGCCCCGCGACTGTGTTTTGGAAGTGCTACGTGA
- a CDS encoding IS3 family transposase, with protein sequence MAEGPHERWATDMTHFFCSDSGWCHVVAVIDCWNREIVGYRISRRQNAKVAEGALEDALIRRFGHNKAASQGLALRSDNGLVFTSKRYLKLLRAWGLRPEYITPYTPQQNGMIERFMRTLKEECIWLNLFSSFDEAKAIIEGWIREYNTERPHQELGYMSPVEYRHKLAA encoded by the coding sequence GTGGCAGAAGGTCCCCATGAGCGGTGGGCAACGGATATGACCCACTTTTTCTGCTCGGATTCCGGGTGGTGTCATGTGGTTGCCGTGATCGACTGTTGGAACCGGGAGATTGTGGGTTATCGAATCAGCCGGCGACAAAACGCCAAGGTGGCGGAAGGGGCTTTGGAAGATGCGCTCATTCGCCGATTTGGACACAATAAAGCCGCCTCCCAGGGGCTTGCCCTCAGAAGTGACAACGGGCTCGTCTTCACGTCGAAACGTTATCTCAAACTGCTGCGTGCGTGGGGTCTGCGCCCCGAATACATCACCCCCTACACTCCTCAGCAAAACGGAATGATCGAGCGGTTCATGAGAACGCTCAAAGAGGAGTGTATCTGGCTCAACCTGTTTTCGTCCTTTGATGAGGCCAAGGCGATCATCGAGGGCTGGATCCGAGAATACAACACCGAGAGGCCGCACCAAGAGTTGGGATACATGAGCCCGGTTGAGTATCGTCATAAACTCGCCGCTTAG
- a CDS encoding glycosyltransferase: MGFAYRIYSGGLSAELAVLQLSEVVDHLRNHLGNFLLDPTICSVYLQRLLKTNQEKATSNVRLWTLYLIRRMVEMSPFNPYAARLAEQVGLSIPHLKDLLKCTLPPNAAPKLASLLSTPNLNAARSGLLDLIRRYPYAVELIEPLLRMEVDLEVPVGSEWAEMIRLPNGLKPLLRQSLFLHALMQRDINRADAFFRTLNLSQSGPYVLNHVAEFFAAQGLTQEALRTYERSNRLDPVQVPVTFRMEALANGLQSPKGDIRSPNAVCLYSYNKEDLLERTLQSLAKSNLGNARILVLLNGCTDNSQRRVEALKERLFRSRMSVISLPVNIGAPAARNWLLALPEVKNAQYVAFLDDDVEVPPNWLESLVGVLERHPQAGVVGVKVLTPGHPPRLQYLYRNVAVARSDLIRISLDVPNWNYDVGFYDVTRSTVNVMGCCHVFRREAVDAVQQFDIRFSPSQMDDIAHDLEMTLAGYQVFYHGLVGCIHHQMSGIGKSRQQIDPKKIGNVLGNDVKFSYLFSDRLDLLKNLNNTHIVPYIPLH, encoded by the coding sequence ATGGGTTTTGCATACCGAATTTATTCCGGTGGCCTCTCGGCAGAACTAGCCGTCCTGCAGCTCAGTGAGGTCGTCGATCACTTACGCAATCACCTGGGCAACTTCCTTCTGGATCCCACAATATGCTCTGTGTACTTACAACGCTTGCTTAAGACCAATCAGGAAAAGGCTACCTCAAACGTCCGTTTATGGACACTTTACCTAATCCGACGAATGGTTGAAATGAGCCCTTTTAATCCCTATGCGGCACGCCTTGCCGAACAGGTTGGGCTCTCGATCCCCCATCTAAAAGATCTTCTGAAATGTACTCTTCCACCCAACGCAGCGCCGAAGCTCGCATCCCTTCTGTCAACCCCGAATCTGAACGCGGCCCGCAGCGGGCTTTTGGATCTAATAAGACGCTATCCATACGCTGTCGAACTGATCGAACCTCTGCTGCGTATGGAAGTGGACCTGGAGGTCCCGGTAGGCTCTGAATGGGCGGAAATGATCAGATTGCCCAACGGCCTGAAGCCCCTGCTGCGACAATCCTTGTTTCTTCATGCCTTAATGCAGCGTGACATAAATCGAGCTGATGCATTTTTCCGCACGCTGAACCTCTCTCAATCGGGGCCATATGTGCTCAATCATGTCGCCGAGTTCTTTGCGGCTCAAGGACTCACTCAGGAAGCTCTCAGAACCTATGAGCGCTCCAATCGGCTGGATCCTGTCCAAGTTCCCGTCACATTTCGTATGGAAGCTCTGGCCAACGGCTTGCAAAGCCCCAAGGGAGACATTCGCAGCCCTAACGCCGTCTGCCTTTACAGTTACAACAAGGAAGATTTGCTGGAAAGGACCCTTCAATCTCTCGCCAAAAGCAATCTGGGCAACGCCCGAATCCTCGTCCTTCTCAATGGGTGCACTGATAACTCTCAGAGGAGGGTTGAAGCTCTTAAGGAACGACTTTTCAGATCTCGAATGAGCGTGATTTCTCTGCCCGTCAACATCGGAGCTCCCGCCGCACGCAATTGGCTTTTAGCTCTGCCCGAGGTCAAAAACGCGCAATACGTAGCTTTCCTGGACGACGATGTGGAAGTGCCTCCCAACTGGCTCGAATCGCTGGTGGGTGTCTTGGAAAGACACCCACAGGCCGGGGTTGTGGGCGTTAAAGTGTTGACCCCTGGACACCCGCCGCGTCTCCAGTACCTTTATCGTAATGTGGCGGTGGCCCGATCCGATCTTATTCGAATTAGCTTAGACGTTCCAAATTGGAACTACGATGTCGGCTTTTACGATGTCACACGCTCAACGGTTAACGTCATGGGCTGTTGTCATGTCTTTCGACGGGAAGCTGTGGATGCCGTCCAGCAATTTGACATCCGCTTCTCACCGTCCCAGATGGACGACATCGCTCACGACCTAGAAATGACTCTTGCAGGCTACCAAGTCTTCTACCATGGACTGGTTGGATGTATTCACCACCAGATGTCGGGAATCGGTAAGTCAAGGCAACAGATAGATCCAAAAAAGATCGGGAATGTCCTTGGTAATGATGTTAAATTTTCTTACCTTTTTTCCGATCGGTTAGATCTCTTAAAGAACCTTAACAACACGCATATAGTACCTTATATTCCTTTACACTGA
- a CDS encoding glycosyltransferase family 4 protein, with protein MSRQPAVWFPTIRCGTGTDVFTVRLAEGLRKLGLRAEISWLPHRAEYAPWTVRIPKPPSWANLVHINSWLHPRFVPKRLPLIVTVHHSIHDPAQRPYKNFPRHVYHRHWIRPIEGANMARAEAVVAVSHFVAGQIRVLFGLRNVMVIHNGIDTDHVFTPYLRRPKPHRPFRLLYVGNWKTHKGVDLLKPIMETLGSDFELRYTADRAGAHVRYRLPANTRCLGRLEPPALAQAYRDADALLFPSRSEGLGLAVIEAMACGLPVIASSLPPVMEIITHERHGLLCQGQDVAAFCQAARRLRKDVELWKALRFAARQTAEKHFSLEKQVAAYCALYDRVLESSPFR; from the coding sequence GTGAGTCGGCAACCTGCCGTGTGGTTCCCAACCATCCGCTGCGGTACCGGTACCGACGTTTTCACTGTCCGTCTTGCCGAGGGTTTGAGAAAGCTTGGTCTTCGAGCCGAGATAAGCTGGCTGCCCCATCGGGCCGAATACGCCCCATGGACGGTGCGTATACCCAAACCGCCGTCCTGGGCCAACCTCGTTCATATCAATTCCTGGCTGCATCCACGCTTTGTGCCCAAAAGGCTTCCCCTCATCGTAACGGTCCATCACAGTATCCATGACCCTGCGCAAAGGCCGTATAAAAACTTCCCACGGCACGTGTATCACCGCCACTGGATAAGACCCATTGAAGGTGCGAACATGGCGAGGGCGGAGGCCGTTGTCGCGGTCAGTCACTTTGTGGCCGGGCAGATTCGAGTCCTTTTTGGCCTTCGGAACGTGATGGTCATTCATAACGGCATCGACACCGACCATGTGTTCACCCCATACCTACGCCGCCCAAAACCCCATCGGCCCTTTCGGCTTCTATACGTCGGGAACTGGAAAACGCACAAGGGTGTCGACCTCCTAAAGCCGATCATGGAAACTTTGGGATCAGACTTTGAGCTGCGCTACACCGCAGACCGCGCCGGTGCTCATGTGCGTTATCGGCTGCCCGCAAACACGCGCTGCCTTGGCCGACTCGAGCCGCCGGCGCTGGCCCAAGCCTACCGAGATGCCGACGCCCTGCTTTTCCCCTCCCGCTCGGAAGGACTGGGCCTTGCGGTGATCGAAGCCATGGCCTGCGGCCTACCCGTCATCGCCTCTTCTCTGCCCCCCGTTATGGAAATCATCACCCATGAACGGCATGGTTTGCTCTGCCAGGGACAGGACGTAGCAGCGTTTTGTCAGGCAGCGCGGCGGCTGCGCAAAGATGTCGAGCTTTGGAAGGCCCTACGGTTCGCTGCGCGCCAAACAGCGGAAAAGCATTTTTCGCTGGAAAAACAGGTGGCCGCCTATTGTGCCCTTTATGACCGGGTTCTCGAATCTTCCCCTTTCAGGTGA
- a CDS encoding glycosyltransferase family 4 protein, protein MNTPRLLVLTSTFPRWQQDWEPRFVYDLCRRLAETFEVHVVAPHARGARRHERMDGMEVHRFCYFPERLQDLAYQGGMLEKIKKKPWILMQVPFFFAAQISLVRRLTRDMPFHVLHAHWILPQGLCAVLAQMGRRRQVPILCTSHGGDLFGLRGRLFDAVRRWVLDRSAAVTVVSRAMAERIRASGLTTPCHVIPMGTDLTTLFSPDPNTPRRKAVILFVGRLVEKKGVRYLLDAFGHVRQEIPDAELWIVGSGPEEAFLKSYAASIAPVRSSDSRNRPMNLLDFPATPGHITFFGPVPHRDLPAFYRTATLTVVPSVVARSGDQEGLGLVLVEAMGCGCPVIASDLPAIRDVIRPGETGLLVSPGNTLALAEAISNFLNNPELMKALSTKGRHRASAHFDWNHVKEQYTRLFTEVIGEFSIISWENSENRGR, encoded by the coding sequence ATGAACACACCGCGCCTTCTGGTCCTCACCTCCACGTTTCCTCGATGGCAGCAAGACTGGGAGCCTCGCTTCGTCTATGATCTTTGCCGGCGCCTTGCCGAAACCTTCGAGGTGCATGTGGTCGCACCCCACGCCCGTGGGGCCAGGCGGCATGAGCGCATGGACGGCATGGAGGTCCATAGGTTTTGTTACTTTCCGGAGAGACTTCAGGACCTCGCCTACCAGGGTGGGATGCTGGAAAAGATAAAGAAGAAGCCCTGGATACTTATGCAGGTGCCTTTCTTTTTTGCAGCACAGATCTCCCTCGTCCGCCGGCTGACGCGAGACATGCCATTTCACGTCCTGCACGCCCATTGGATTCTCCCGCAAGGGCTCTGTGCCGTGCTTGCCCAGATGGGCCGGCGTCGTCAGGTGCCCATTTTGTGCACGAGTCACGGCGGCGACCTCTTCGGTTTGCGAGGCCGTCTTTTTGATGCTGTTCGTCGCTGGGTTTTGGATCGCTCGGCTGCGGTCACCGTGGTTAGCCGCGCCATGGCGGAAAGGATCCGAGCGTCCGGACTCACAACCCCATGCCACGTGATTCCCATGGGAACGGATCTCACCACGCTTTTTTCCCCGGATCCAAACACACCGCGGCGAAAGGCCGTCATCCTTTTTGTGGGAAGGCTTGTGGAAAAGAAGGGGGTGCGCTACCTTCTCGACGCCTTTGGCCATGTCCGACAGGAAATTCCCGATGCCGAGCTCTGGATTGTGGGTTCCGGTCCCGAGGAAGCGTTCTTGAAAAGCTACGCGGCTTCCATCGCTCCGGTGCGTTCCTCGGATTCCCGCAATCGACCCATGAACCTTTTGGATTTTCCGGCAACCCCTGGCCATATCACCTTTTTCGGACCGGTGCCCCACCGGGATCTTCCGGCATTTTACCGTACGGCCACTCTGACGGTGGTTCCTTCCGTGGTAGCCCGAAGCGGCGACCAGGAGGGCTTGGGGCTCGTCCTGGTGGAAGCCATGGGCTGCGGCTGTCCTGTCATCGCCTCAGATCTTCCCGCCATCCGCGACGTCATCCGCCCCGGCGAAACGGGTCTGCTCGTTTCACCTGGAAACACACTCGCCCTGGCCGAGGCCATCTCTAACTTTCTTAACAACCCCGAATTAATGAAAGCGCTCTCTACCAAGGGGCGTCATCGGGCGTCTGCCCATTTTGACTGGAATCATGTAAAGGAACAGTACACTCGGCTATTCACGGAAGTCATTGGAGAATTTTCTATCATTTCATGGGAAAATTCAGAGAACCGGGGGCGATAA
- a CDS encoding CDP-glycerol glycerophosphotransferase family protein has product MMLNAQIALYGSNDFVDADRWFWQSCLDGAIRIQMWHGILVKDACAMFLPRTRNFSYFTGLLYDCYMIHFSIAENIVFQDVYQSNFPNSQVLPFGSVRNDILVRKDVVSSLWRLGLDRGVFNAIEEAKVSGKKIVLCCPTFRQEYDTSDSYIKSWAPAILSLSAQPDIRIAFKMHPIVKHFSHLKRMMHISKTAGAYCIPASQDIHPYYNLADCLITDYSWVWADFILCERPIIFYRPDLHTYTQTRDVISYPFFDITDVGPMCTNTHDIIKHTLSQLEQPSILTPHWTGPAISSRFGQ; this is encoded by the coding sequence GTGATGCTCAATGCCCAGATCGCGCTCTATGGCAGCAACGATTTCGTGGATGCAGATCGCTGGTTTTGGCAATCCTGCCTTGATGGGGCGATTCGAATTCAGATGTGGCACGGCATTCTAGTGAAAGACGCTTGTGCCATGTTTTTACCGAGGACAAGGAACTTTTCTTATTTTACCGGTTTATTGTATGACTGCTATATGATCCACTTCTCCATCGCTGAGAATATCGTCTTTCAGGATGTATATCAATCTAATTTTCCAAACTCACAAGTCTTACCCTTTGGGTCCGTGCGAAATGACATCCTGGTTCGCAAAGATGTGGTATCCTCGTTGTGGCGTTTAGGTCTTGACCGTGGTGTTTTTAATGCTATCGAGGAAGCTAAAGTCAGCGGCAAAAAAATTGTCTTATGTTGCCCAACATTCCGTCAAGAATATGATACCTCGGATTCCTACATCAAATCCTGGGCCCCAGCAATCCTTTCCCTTTCAGCCCAGCCCGATATTCGCATCGCTTTTAAAATGCATCCCATCGTCAAGCACTTTTCCCATCTCAAAAGAATGATGCATATATCCAAGACCGCAGGCGCTTATTGTATTCCCGCATCTCAGGACATTCACCCATATTATAACCTAGCTGACTGTTTGATCACGGATTATTCCTGGGTATGGGCAGATTTCATTCTATGCGAGCGTCCTATTATATTTTACCGACCTGATCTTCATACCTACACCCAAACACGAGATGTCATATCTTATCCATTTTTTGACATCACAGATGTTGGGCCTATGTGTACTAACACGCACGATATCATCAAGCACACCTTATCGCAGCTGGAGCAGCCGTCTATACTGACCCCGCACTGGACTGGACCAGCAATAAGCAGTAGATTTGGTCAGTAG
- a CDS encoding transposase: MQRWTANRKREIVLDILKGHKTIVDVAREHDVKQSEIQQWIDTFIAFGTQALKVNPKSAEAVEQKELKRHREKIGELVLQIEVLKKAETILNEEESSFYD; encoded by the coding sequence GTGCAAAGATGGACGGCCAATCGTAAGAGGGAGATCGTGCTGGACATTCTCAAGGGCCACAAAACCATCGTGGATGTGGCACGCGAGCACGATGTCAAACAGAGCGAGATCCAGCAGTGGATCGATACCTTCATTGCCTTCGGGACGCAGGCCCTGAAGGTCAATCCGAAATCCGCGGAAGCGGTTGAGCAGAAGGAGCTGAAGCGGCACCGTGAAAAGATTGGTGAACTGGTGCTTCAGATCGAGGTTTTAAAAAAAGCCGAGACTATCCTCAACGAGGAAGAGAGCTCGTTTTACGATTGA
- a CDS encoding glycosyltransferase — MNPHLLFVLPDLSVGGAQFMNPRVLRALARRGWPVEAAVLFERPNVPLIKESYRVGVPWRFLRAKDLLDKAFLPLRLAALARRADLVIAGMEYAATNYGYLAARLARRPFISWTHIAFGPHQYAAGPLDRLISRWVYRRTRDVVFPSYGALDSLQQALGVRPSGARWHVIENFLEKPPPPPTEGPPDSQMYSKPVLIGVGRLCGQKAFHRLIRAHAALRGQGIDHHLVIVGEGPERVKLQELILDLGVESSAFLPGHVANPWPWLCHAQIFALCSRYEGLPLALMEAMKAGLPCVAMDCPGGLREVLQNGAFGLLTPAEDEGAFQAALARLFGDANLRWDLSAKARLRASYYTEERILPQWESLLRQVIKEGIRWG; from the coding sequence ATGAATCCACATCTCCTGTTCGTTCTTCCCGACCTCAGCGTCGGTGGGGCTCAATTCATGAATCCGCGGGTGTTGCGTGCTCTGGCTCGCCGTGGGTGGCCTGTTGAGGCGGCGGTTCTATTTGAAAGGCCGAATGTGCCGCTTATCAAGGAGTCGTATCGCGTTGGAGTTCCCTGGCGTTTTCTCCGCGCTAAGGATCTTTTGGACAAGGCGTTTTTGCCCTTGCGGCTGGCGGCTCTGGCGCGCCGGGCCGATCTGGTGATCGCAGGAATGGAATATGCGGCGACAAATTATGGCTATCTTGCTGCCCGACTTGCCCGACGCCCGTTCATCAGTTGGACGCACATCGCTTTTGGACCCCATCAATACGCGGCCGGTCCGTTGGATCGTCTCATCAGTCGGTGGGTCTATCGCCGAACGCGTGATGTTGTCTTCCCGTCCTATGGTGCGCTGGATTCCCTGCAGCAGGCTTTGGGTGTCCGGCCTTCGGGCGCGCGTTGGCATGTGATCGAAAATTTCCTCGAAAAACCCCCACCACCTCCAACCGAAGGTCCACCTGACTCGCAGATGTACAGCAAACCGGTGCTCATCGGCGTTGGACGGTTGTGTGGACAAAAAGCGTTCCACCGCCTGATCCGGGCTCATGCAGCACTTCGTGGGCAGGGCATTGATCACCATTTGGTCATTGTGGGTGAAGGTCCTGAGCGCGTCAAGCTGCAGGAATTGATTCTAGACTTAGGCGTTGAATCAAGCGCATTCCTTCCCGGACACGTCGCCAACCCTTGGCCATGGCTTTGTCATGCACAGATCTTTGCCTTGTGTTCACGCTACGAGGGTCTTCCTCTGGCTTTGATGGAAGCCATGAAAGCCGGTTTACCATGCGTGGCCATGGATTGCCCGGGCGGCCTTAGGGAAGTTTTGCAGAACGGGGCGTTCGGCCTGCTCACACCCGCCGAGGATGAGGGCGCCTTTCAGGCGGCGCTGGCCCGGCTGTTTGGCGATGCTAACCTACGTTGGGATCTTTCCGCTAAAGCACGTCTTCGGGCAAGCTACTATACAGAGGAGCGCATACTGCCACAATGGGAGAGTTTATTGCGGCAGGTGATCAAGGAGGGTATTCGGTGGGGCTGA
- a CDS encoding class I SAM-dependent methyltransferase, producing the protein MLEHLPRDCVLEVLREIHRVLAQEGRVSLRVPNLAAAIGAYHMALDFTHITPFTEFSFMQLLEAAGFAPERMVFQCQAPACFGRCAHGIAHFFEY; encoded by the coding sequence GTGCTGGAACACCTGCCCCGCGACTGTGTTTTGGAAGTGCTACGTGAAATTCATCGCGTGCTCGCCCAAGAGGGGCGCGTCAGCTTAAGGGTTCCCAATTTGGCAGCTGCTATCGGCGCTTACCATATGGCCTTGGATTTTACCCACATCACCCCGTTTACGGAATTTTCCTTCATGCAGCTGCTCGAAGCCGCCGGCTTTGCCCCCGAGCGCATGGTTTTCCAGTGTCAGGCCCCCGCCTGTTTTGGTCGATGCGCACACGGCATCGCGCACTTTTTCGAGTATTGA